The Virgibacillus phasianinus genome includes a window with the following:
- the thrB gene encoding homoserine kinase has protein sequence MKQFRITVPASSANMGPGFDSIGLALNRRLTLFVKEQGNWEIKNNSEFLSPVTNYEDNFIYQIAKQTAERHRKILPECKITVDSDIPLARGLGSSASAVMAGVELANQLCNLALTNEQKLQYGTDYEGHPDNVAPALFGGIVITAISNNEIEYVQIPAPGLDVVAYIPSVELKTETARRVLPDSLSRKSAAAASATSNLMLASLLTGNYRLAGTMMECDLFHEPYRAELIPNYQSIKREAKKAEAYGTVISGAGPTMISFIAKGLGERLAKYMSSKFPDYEVATLNIDQDGLQVDQQVHSIKSL, from the coding sequence ATGAAACAGTTCAGAATCACTGTCCCAGCAAGCTCTGCAAACATGGGCCCAGGATTTGATTCAATAGGACTAGCACTAAATCGCCGTTTGACGTTATTTGTCAAAGAACAAGGCAACTGGGAGATTAAGAATAACTCCGAGTTTTTGTCTCCGGTAACAAATTATGAAGATAACTTTATTTATCAAATTGCAAAACAGACAGCTGAACGGCATAGAAAAATTCTGCCTGAATGTAAAATAACCGTTGACAGTGATATACCGTTAGCACGGGGGCTTGGCAGCAGTGCCTCCGCGGTAATGGCAGGGGTTGAATTGGCGAATCAACTATGTAATCTAGCCTTGACCAATGAGCAAAAGCTGCAATACGGCACTGACTACGAGGGACATCCAGATAATGTGGCGCCTGCCTTATTTGGCGGGATTGTGATAACCGCAATATCAAATAATGAAATTGAATATGTTCAGATCCCTGCTCCTGGTTTAGATGTGGTGGCCTATATCCCAAGTGTTGAGCTCAAAACTGAAACAGCGCGGCGCGTTCTTCCAGACAGTTTGTCGAGAAAAAGTGCGGCAGCTGCAAGTGCGACCAGTAATCTGATGCTTGCGTCTTTGTTGACTGGAAACTACCGACTGGCTGGTACTATGATGGAATGTGATTTGTTTCACGAACCATATAGAGCGGAGTTAATTCCGAATTACCAATCCATTAAGCGGGAGGCTAAAAAAGCTGAGGCATATGGGACAGTAATTAGTGGTGCCGGTCCAACAATGATTTCCTTCATCGCCAAAGGACTAGGTGAAAGGCTAGCAAAATACATGAGCTCAAAATTTCCGGATTACGAAGTAGCCACATTAAATATCGATCAGGACGGATTACAAGTTGATCAACAGGTGCACTCGATAAAAAGTTTATGA
- a CDS encoding 2-isopropylmalate synthase: MSQIKIFDTTLRDGEQSPGVNLNQLEKLEIAKQLERFGVDRMEAGFPSSSKGDFNAVKMIADTIKDTSVTGLARTVKSDVDTAWEALKGAAEPCLHLFLATSPIHMTYKLKKTPEEVIDTAVEMVSYARQKFPQVEWSAEDASRSDWSFLAQIIERVIDAGATVINLPDTVGYTTPLEYGKLFKFIKETVPNIDRVNLSCHCHNDLGMAVANSLAAVENGATQVEGTINGIGERAGNAAIEELAVALKIRSDHYPYYTRLQLNEIKRTSDLVAKLTGMYVQSNKAVVGKNAFAHESGIHQDGVLKHASTYEIITPEMVGVGSNTLFLGKHSGRHAFKDKVKELGYELPDEKLKEAFNLFKELTDHKKEVTDNDLFTLLTEIQTDTAAVDRYQMEMFQVQYGSANIPTATVLLKTPDGESVQAARTGQGSVEALYKTLDSLIEENLQLTDYQLKSVGRGKDALAESHVQLVVNNETMNGRGSAQDVIEASANAFLDAVNRYIVHQKTSIKKEVVK, translated from the coding sequence ATGTCTCAAATTAAGATTTTCGATACAACATTGAGAGACGGTGAGCAATCACCAGGGGTTAATCTAAATCAACTAGAAAAATTGGAAATCGCTAAGCAGCTAGAACGCTTTGGTGTTGACAGAATGGAGGCTGGGTTTCCCAGTTCTTCCAAAGGTGACTTTAATGCTGTGAAAATGATCGCGGATACCATTAAAGATACGTCCGTTACGGGATTAGCTAGGACGGTAAAGTCGGATGTCGATACTGCTTGGGAAGCTTTGAAAGGTGCTGCAGAGCCATGTTTACATCTTTTTCTGGCAACATCACCGATTCACATGACATATAAGCTGAAAAAGACTCCAGAGGAAGTTATCGATACCGCGGTCGAAATGGTTTCGTATGCGAGACAGAAATTTCCGCAGGTAGAATGGTCTGCGGAGGATGCCTCCCGGTCGGACTGGAGCTTTTTGGCACAAATTATCGAACGCGTCATTGATGCAGGAGCAACAGTCATTAATTTGCCTGATACTGTGGGATATACGACGCCACTAGAGTACGGGAAATTATTTAAATTCATTAAAGAAACCGTACCGAATATTGACCGCGTTAATCTTTCTTGCCACTGCCATAACGATCTTGGCATGGCAGTAGCGAATTCGCTCGCGGCAGTGGAAAATGGTGCAACACAGGTTGAAGGAACAATAAATGGCATAGGTGAACGAGCTGGGAATGCTGCGATTGAGGAATTAGCGGTAGCATTGAAGATTCGTTCCGACCATTACCCATATTACACGAGGCTTCAACTAAATGAGATTAAACGAACAAGTGACCTTGTAGCAAAATTGACTGGTATGTATGTGCAGTCAAACAAAGCAGTCGTAGGGAAAAATGCATTTGCCCACGAATCAGGTATTCATCAGGACGGGGTTTTAAAGCACGCTTCCACATACGAAATTATCACGCCGGAAATGGTAGGTGTGGGTTCAAACACATTATTCCTTGGAAAGCATTCAGGACGGCATGCATTTAAGGATAAAGTAAAAGAGCTTGGCTACGAACTTCCTGATGAAAAATTAAAAGAAGCGTTTAATCTATTTAAAGAATTAACAGACCATAAAAAAGAGGTTACAGATAACGATTTATTTACGTTATTAACGGAAATTCAAACTGATACAGCTGCCGTTGACCGCTATCAAATGGAAATGTTCCAGGTACAGTACGGATCAGCTAATATACCGACGGCAACTGTGCTGTTAAAAACGCCGGATGGGGAATCGGTGCAGGCAGCTCGTACAGGACAGGGAAGTGTCGAAGCTTTATACAAAACGCTAGATTCATTAATTGAGGAAAATTTGCAGTTAACAGATTACCAGCTTAAATCTGTTGGTCGTGGAAAAGATGCGCTTGCTGAATCCCATGTTCAACTCGTGGTTAACAACGAAACAATGAATGGTCGAGGATCTGCACAGGATGTAATTGAAGCATCAGCAAATGCGTTTTTAGATGCAGTAAATCGGTACATTGTGCATCAGAAAACATCTATTAAGAAAGAAGTAGTCAAATAA
- the leuC gene encoding 3-isopropylmalate dehydratase large subunit, protein MAKPQTIVDKVWNKHIVHKEDGRPDLIYIDLHLVHEVTSPQAFEGLRLNNRKVRRPDLTYATMDHNVPTRNRDAMKDEIAKKQMNTLKDNCEENGITLADMYHPDQGIVHVIGPELGLTQPGKTIVCGDSHTSTHGAFGALAFGIGTSEVEHVLATQTIWQEQPKTMNVQVEGDLGPGVTAKDLILAIIAKFGVRFGTGYVIEYTGDAIRKLSMEERMTVCNMSIEAGARAGLISPDEKTIEFLRGKEYVPAGEAFTDLAEQWLGLATDDGAIYDKTVTITAKEIEPQVSWGTNPGMCVPISGTTPDLSKVEYREDIERALEYMGLTENQPITSIEIDHVFIGSCTNSRLSDLQKAAAIVKGKKVNNNVRAIVVPGSFSIKMQAEKEGLDSIFIEAGFEWREAGCSMCLAMNDDIVPPGGRCASTSNRNFEGRQGNGARTHLVSPEMGAAAALEGRFVDVRSYTGVAN, encoded by the coding sequence ATGGCAAAACCGCAAACAATCGTTGATAAAGTATGGAATAAACATATTGTTCATAAAGAAGATGGAAGACCAGATTTAATTTATATTGACTTGCATTTAGTTCATGAGGTAACCTCTCCACAGGCTTTTGAGGGGTTACGCTTAAATAATCGAAAAGTACGAAGGCCGGATTTAACGTATGCCACGATGGACCATAATGTTCCAACCAGAAATCGGGATGCGATGAAAGATGAAATTGCGAAAAAGCAAATGAATACGCTGAAAGATAATTGTGAAGAAAATGGGATTACCTTAGCAGATATGTATCATCCCGATCAAGGAATTGTTCATGTAATCGGTCCAGAGCTTGGGCTGACACAGCCGGGTAAGACAATTGTCTGTGGCGATAGTCATACCTCCACCCATGGTGCGTTTGGGGCACTGGCATTTGGAATAGGTACGAGTGAGGTGGAGCACGTACTGGCTACCCAAACCATCTGGCAGGAGCAACCCAAAACCATGAATGTGCAGGTGGAAGGAGACTTAGGTCCAGGAGTTACAGCAAAAGATTTAATTTTAGCCATTATTGCTAAGTTTGGTGTTCGTTTTGGAACAGGATATGTCATTGAGTATACGGGCGATGCAATTCGAAAATTATCAATGGAAGAGCGAATGACGGTATGCAATATGTCAATCGAAGCAGGAGCAAGAGCTGGTTTGATAAGCCCTGATGAAAAAACAATCGAATTTCTGCGAGGAAAAGAATATGTACCTGCTGGAGAAGCATTTACCGATCTGGCTGAACAATGGTTAGGTCTTGCTACCGACGATGGGGCTATTTATGATAAAACGGTCACAATTACCGCTAAAGAAATAGAACCACAGGTTTCCTGGGGAACGAACCCCGGCATGTGTGTACCAATTAGTGGTACAACTCCAGATTTAAGTAAGGTTGAATACAGGGAAGATATTGAACGGGCCTTGGAATATATGGGATTAACGGAGAATCAGCCAATTACATCAATCGAAATTGATCATGTATTTATTGGATCCTGCACCAATTCCAGATTGAGTGATTTGCAAAAAGCAGCGGCAATTGTTAAAGGAAAAAAGGTCAACAACAATGTGCGGGCAATTGTCGTGCCCGGATCATTCAGTATTAAAATGCAGGCCGAAAAAGAAGGGCTGGATTCAATTTTTATAGAAGCTGGCTTTGAGTGGCGAGAAGCTGGATGCAGTATGTGTTTAGCGATGAATGATGACATTGTTCCCCCTGGTGGAAGATGTGCATCAACATCCAATCGTAACTTTGAGGGACGCCAAGGAAATGGAGCCAGGACACATCTGGTAAGTCCTGAAATGGGGGCTGCTGCTGCTTTGGAAGGACGTTTTGTTGATGTCCGCAGTTATACAGGCGTAGCAAATTAG
- the leuB gene encoding 3-isopropylmalate dehydrogenase has product MNKQIILLPGDGVGKEIMESAKLVLNTVASEFGHSFTFHQHAIGGDAIDQAGSPLPEDTIKACQNGDAILLGAVGGKKWDSLPAHMRPEKGLLGIRKTLGLFANLRPVKGFTPLLHASPLKEDVIKGSDILIIRELTGGLYFGKPSERREGGNVVVDTLHYQREEMERIIDKAFQSARLRNNHLTSVDKANVLESSRMWREIVEDKSKDYPDVTVEHLLVDAAAMKLVTKPNSFDVIVTENLFGDILSDEASVLTGSLGMLPSASIRSDGVGLYEPVHGSAPDIAGKGIANPLGMILSAAMMLRHSFGLEEEAAEIEEAVHSSLDQGYHTPDLHIKGGKQVGTKEMTELVVENLTTKSVSNSICSMYV; this is encoded by the coding sequence ATGAATAAACAAATTATTCTGCTTCCAGGTGATGGTGTTGGTAAGGAAATAATGGAATCGGCAAAACTTGTATTGAATACAGTGGCAAGTGAATTTGGCCATAGCTTTACATTTCATCAGCATGCTATCGGTGGCGACGCTATTGATCAGGCAGGTTCACCGTTACCGGAAGATACCATTAAAGCATGTCAGAATGGGGATGCCATTCTTTTAGGGGCTGTAGGGGGGAAGAAATGGGACTCCCTTCCAGCACATATGAGACCGGAAAAAGGATTGCTTGGAATCAGGAAAACGTTAGGGTTGTTTGCTAATTTGCGTCCCGTAAAAGGCTTTACTCCTTTGCTGCATGCATCACCATTGAAAGAGGATGTGATCAAAGGCAGCGACATATTAATCATTCGCGAATTAACAGGCGGGCTGTATTTTGGTAAGCCGAGTGAACGTCGCGAGGGTGGTAATGTTGTTGTCGACACGCTTCATTATCAACGCGAAGAAATGGAGCGAATTATTGATAAAGCCTTCCAAAGTGCAAGATTAAGAAATAATCATCTGACATCTGTAGATAAGGCAAACGTTCTGGAATCAAGTCGAATGTGGCGTGAAATTGTTGAGGATAAGAGCAAGGACTACCCGGATGTTACAGTAGAACACTTACTAGTTGATGCCGCAGCAATGAAACTAGTAACTAAGCCCAATAGTTTCGATGTAATTGTAACGGAAAACTTATTTGGTGATATTTTAAGTGATGAGGCCTCTGTGCTTACAGGATCTCTTGGAATGCTGCCTTCAGCTAGTATTCGGTCTGATGGTGTAGGGCTATATGAGCCGGTTCACGGCTCTGCGCCTGATATAGCTGGAAAAGGGATTGCAAATCCACTGGGTATGATTCTTTCTGCGGCGATGATGCTGCGCCACTCATTCGGCCTAGAAGAAGAAGCAGCGGAAATTGAAGAGGCCGTTCACAGTAGCCTTGACCAGGGATATCATACGCCTGATCTGCATATAAAGGGTGGAAAGCAAGTCGGCACAAAAGAAATGACAGAACTTGTAGTGGAAAATTTAACTACGAAAAGCGTGTCAAACAGTATTTGCAGTATGTATGTATAG
- the ilvC gene encoding ketol-acid reductoisomerase, with the protein MSKVLYEKDIQKEVLQGKKVAIVGYGSQGHAHALNLRESGYDVVVGLRPGKSQEKAEEDGFTVLSVAEAASLADVVMVLLPDELQPKVYHESIEQNLEAGNAIAFAHGFNIHFNQIVPPSDVDVFIVAPKGPGHLVRRTYEEGAGVPALYGVFQDVTGNATQLALAYSQGIGAARAGVLETSFQEETETDLFGEQAVLCGGVTSLIKAGFETLTEAGYQPEVAYFECMHEMKLIVDLLYEGGLENMRYSISDTAQWGDFVSGPRVINDETKERMKEVLADVQSGEFAKGWILENQANRPKFNATNAKENQHAIEKVGRELRELMPFVKQSLKSKQKDVNVHVSN; encoded by the coding sequence ATGTCAAAAGTACTTTATGAAAAAGATATTCAAAAAGAGGTATTACAAGGTAAGAAAGTCGCTATTGTAGGGTATGGTTCACAGGGGCATGCACATGCATTGAATCTTCGCGAAAGTGGATACGATGTAGTTGTTGGGCTAAGACCTGGTAAGTCACAGGAAAAAGCAGAAGAGGATGGATTCACTGTACTATCGGTGGCTGAAGCAGCAAGTCTCGCAGATGTTGTGATGGTACTACTTCCAGATGAACTCCAACCTAAGGTCTATCATGAAAGCATTGAACAAAATCTGGAAGCGGGAAATGCAATCGCTTTTGCCCATGGTTTTAATATCCATTTTAATCAAATCGTTCCTCCATCAGATGTGGATGTATTTATCGTAGCTCCAAAAGGACCAGGACATTTGGTACGGAGAACATACGAAGAGGGAGCGGGAGTTCCAGCTTTGTATGGTGTGTTTCAGGATGTTACTGGAAACGCCACGCAGCTAGCACTTGCTTATTCACAAGGAATTGGTGCTGCTAGGGCAGGTGTACTTGAAACTAGTTTCCAAGAAGAAACGGAAACAGATTTGTTTGGTGAGCAAGCGGTATTATGCGGCGGGGTTACAAGTTTAATTAAGGCAGGATTTGAAACATTAACAGAAGCTGGTTATCAACCAGAAGTTGCTTATTTTGAATGTATGCATGAAATGAAATTAATTGTTGATTTGCTGTATGAAGGCGGATTGGAAAACATGCGCTATTCAATTTCAGATACAGCACAATGGGGAGATTTTGTATCCGGACCACGTGTAATCAACGACGAAACTAAAGAAAGAATGAAGGAAGTACTTGCGGACGTGCAATCAGGTGAATTTGCAAAAGGATGGATCCTTGAAAATCAAGCTAACCGCCCTAAATTCAATGCGACTAATGCTAAAGAAAATCAACATGCAATTGAAAAAGTAGGAAGGGAGTTACGTGAGTTAATGCCTTTTGTAAAACAATCATTAAAATCTAAACAAAAGGATGTGAACGTACATGTCTCAAATTAA
- the ilvB gene encoding biosynthetic-type acetolactate synthase large subunit, with protein sequence MKVEAKHEIERTKELRTGSDLLIETLVDAEVDTLFGYPGGAVLPIYDALYRSKAPFEHVLSRHEQGSIHAAEGYARVTGKPGVVLATSGPGATNLITGITDAMMDSLPLIIFTGQVADSVIGTDAFQEADVMGITTPITKNNYQVKDIADLPRIVNEAFHVASTGRPGPVVVDIPKNVSAGISLEKYSKDFHLPGYQPTKSPNPLQIVKLADALSRSKRPLLLAGAGVITAKASAELKEFAERYQLPVANTLLGLGSFPGTHSLSLGMAGMHGTYAANMGIYECDLLINIGARFDDRLTGNLEHFAPNAKVAHIDIDPAEIGKNISTDIPVVADAKEALKALLARSTSMPDHKMWKELLQNNKTNFPFWYERSNELVSPQWLLEQIYSVSKGEAIVTTDVGQHQMWTAQYYPFDRPNRWVTSGGLGTMGFGFPAAIGAQIGAPDDLVVAVVGDGGFQMTLQELSVIKERNLPVKIVIVNNQALGMVRQWQESFYEERYSESLLPKNPDFVKLAESYGIHGLKVDREDEVVETFTDVFSYDGPVVVDCRVVKLACVYPFIAPGKGIHEMIGVTK encoded by the coding sequence GTGAAGGTTGAGGCAAAACATGAGATTGAACGTACGAAAGAATTGAGGACGGGGTCCGATTTATTAATTGAAACACTGGTTGATGCTGAAGTTGATACGTTATTTGGCTACCCGGGTGGAGCTGTGTTACCGATTTATGACGCATTATATCGCAGTAAAGCTCCCTTTGAACATGTGCTTTCCCGTCATGAACAGGGTTCCATTCATGCAGCGGAAGGTTATGCACGGGTTACCGGAAAACCGGGTGTTGTACTTGCAACTTCGGGTCCTGGGGCAACGAATCTGATTACCGGAATTACAGACGCGATGATGGATTCATTGCCACTTATTATATTTACAGGTCAGGTTGCTGACAGTGTGATTGGAACGGATGCTTTTCAAGAAGCGGATGTGATGGGAATCACTACACCAATTACAAAAAACAATTATCAAGTGAAAGACATAGCTGACCTGCCACGAATAGTAAACGAAGCATTTCATGTTGCTTCAACAGGGCGCCCGGGTCCAGTGGTTGTGGATATTCCAAAGAATGTTTCCGCTGGGATTAGCTTAGAGAAATACAGTAAGGATTTTCATTTACCAGGGTATCAACCAACAAAATCCCCTAATCCATTACAGATTGTTAAACTTGCTGATGCCTTAAGTCGTTCAAAGCGGCCACTACTACTAGCAGGTGCAGGGGTTATAACTGCTAAAGCGTCAGCAGAATTAAAAGAATTTGCTGAAAGGTATCAACTGCCTGTAGCTAACACGTTACTCGGGCTTGGAAGTTTTCCAGGTACCCATTCCCTTTCTTTGGGGATGGCGGGGATGCATGGAACATATGCAGCAAATATGGGCATTTATGAGTGTGATTTATTAATAAACATTGGGGCAAGATTCGATGATCGGTTAACAGGTAACCTTGAACATTTTGCACCTAATGCGAAAGTTGCCCATATCGATATTGACCCAGCGGAAATTGGGAAAAACATTTCCACCGACATTCCTGTTGTTGCAGACGCTAAGGAAGCATTAAAAGCATTATTAGCACGCTCAACCAGCATGCCAGACCATAAAATGTGGAAGGAACTACTGCAGAATAATAAAACAAATTTTCCGTTCTGGTATGAAAGGTCAAATGAACTTGTTTCACCACAGTGGCTGTTAGAACAAATTTATAGTGTATCTAAAGGAGAGGCGATTGTAACAACAGACGTCGGACAGCATCAAATGTGGACAGCGCAATATTATCCATTTGATCGACCTAATCGCTGGGTAACATCTGGAGGACTTGGAACAATGGGCTTTGGTTTTCCAGCTGCAATCGGTGCCCAAATCGGAGCTCCTGACGATCTGGTTGTGGCTGTGGTCGGTGATGGAGGATTTCAAATGACGTTACAGGAATTGTCGGTCATTAAAGAAAGAAATCTGCCAGTAAAAATTGTAATTGTTAATAATCAGGCGCTTGGAATGGTGCGACAATGGCAGGAGAGCTTTTATGAAGAAAGATATTCCGAATCACTTCTTCCGAAAAATCCAGATTTTGTAAAGCTTGCGGAAAGCTATGGAATTCACGGATTAAAGGTTGATCGGGAAGATGAAGTAGTCGAAACATTCACAGATGTATTTTCTTATGATGGACCTGTAGTAGTTGATTGCCGAGTAGTTAAACTAGCATGTGTTTATCCATTTATTGCTCCTGGAAAAGGGATCCATGAAATGATAGGGGTGACAAAATGA
- the ilvA gene encoding threonine ammonia-lyase, translated as MERLKPIVHRTPLITSTTTNKLVGKHVYFKMENQQKTGAFKYRGASFKLMQLSNEELQKGVITASAGNHAQGVAHAAAQLGAKATIFMAESTPSTKVSATRSYGADVVLIGKSFQEAYEASLKRQMQSGATYIHPFDDYDVMAGQGTIAMEMLRQEDRMDTIIVPIGGGGLISGIAVAAKHVNRKMKVIGVQASGASAMYESYHHNKVKHLNTVSTIAEGIAVKQPGKHTLPLIRNYVDDILTVTDEEIATAIIYMLERNKTLMEGAGAAALAALISHNQKIKSRHCGIIVSGGNMDIDALPKIQQLARRTHTA; from the coding sequence ATGGAACGTTTGAAGCCTATTGTTCACCGTACACCACTAATTACATCAACAACAACAAACAAATTGGTTGGAAAACATGTTTACTTTAAAATGGAGAATCAGCAAAAAACTGGTGCATTTAAATATAGAGGTGCAAGCTTTAAACTAATGCAATTATCAAATGAGGAATTACAAAAAGGAGTGATTACTGCTTCTGCGGGTAATCATGCACAAGGTGTAGCACATGCAGCAGCACAACTGGGTGCCAAAGCAACTATATTTATGGCGGAGTCGACACCATCAACAAAGGTAAGTGCAACGAGAAGTTATGGTGCTGATGTTGTTCTTATAGGAAAAAGCTTTCAGGAAGCATACGAGGCCTCTTTGAAAAGACAAATGCAAAGCGGAGCAACTTATATCCATCCATTTGATGATTATGATGTGATGGCCGGACAAGGCACGATTGCTATGGAAATGTTAAGACAAGAAGATCGGATGGACACCATTATTGTACCAATTGGTGGCGGCGGCCTAATTAGTGGCATAGCTGTTGCAGCAAAACATGTCAACCGCAAGATGAAGGTAATCGGTGTTCAGGCGAGTGGAGCATCAGCTATGTATGAAAGTTATCATCACAATAAAGTGAAACATCTTAATACTGTATCAACTATAGCTGAAGGGATTGCGGTCAAGCAGCCTGGTAAACACACATTGCCACTGATTCGAAACTATGTTGATGATATTCTAACGGTAACGGATGAAGAAATTGCAACGGCTATTATTTATATGCTGGAGCGAAACAAGACATTGATGGAGGGGGCAGGCGCTGCAGCGTTAGCGGCGCTGATCTCCCACAATCAAAAAATAAAATCAAGGCATTGCGGTATTATTGTCAGTGGCGGAAACATGGATATAGATGCACTTCCAAAGATCCAGCAGCTGGCAAGACGTACACATACAGCATAA
- the leuD gene encoding 3-isopropylmalate dehydratase small subunit — protein sequence MEAITKHTGLVYPLNRTNVDTDQIIPKQFLKRIERTGFGQFLFYHWRFDNEGNVRTDFGLNNKVYQDASVLLAGENFGCGSSREHAPWALLDYGFRVIIAPSFADIFYNNALKNGIVPIQMEYKQLEEWMQQAEESKLTLTIDLESQYITDSDQKKIHFDIPAYHKQKLVNGWDEIALTLQHQDKIDAFENA from the coding sequence ATGGAAGCCATTACAAAACATACCGGACTTGTATATCCATTGAATAGAACTAACGTTGACACTGACCAAATAATCCCTAAACAGTTTTTAAAACGAATCGAGCGAACTGGATTTGGTCAATTTCTATTTTATCATTGGCGATTTGACAATGAAGGAAATGTACGAACAGATTTTGGGTTGAATAACAAGGTATATCAAGATGCATCAGTATTATTGGCAGGAGAAAATTTTGGATGTGGTTCCTCCAGGGAACATGCGCCATGGGCGTTACTGGATTATGGGTTCCGGGTGATTATTGCTCCAAGTTTTGCCGATATTTTTTATAATAATGCACTGAAAAATGGGATTGTCCCTATTCAAATGGAATACAAGCAACTGGAAGAATGGATGCAGCAGGCGGAGGAATCAAAGTTAACCCTAACCATTGATTTGGAAAGCCAGTATATTACCGATTCCGATCAAAAAAAGATTCACTTTGATATCCCTGCCTATCACAAACAAAAATTAGTAAATGGATGGGACGAAATAGCGTTGACACTGCAACATCAAGATAAAATTGATGCATTTGAAAATGCTTAA
- the ilvN gene encoding acetolactate synthase small subunit, with amino-acid sequence MKRIITATVQDRSGVLNRITGMLHKRQFNIDSISVGTSETEGLSKMTFVVEIGDHQKLEQLTKQLNKQIDVIKVSDITDKAIVARELALIKVGGSGHLHAEIQGIIAPFRASVIDVSRDSLTIQVTGKPDKVEALVSLLRPYGIKELTKTGVTAFLRGQQPKQVTEINSFTI; translated from the coding sequence ATGAAACGAATAATAACCGCAACAGTTCAAGATCGAAGCGGTGTTCTCAACCGGATAACAGGAATGCTGCATAAACGGCAATTCAATATCGATAGTATTTCTGTTGGCACTTCAGAAACAGAAGGACTCTCTAAAATGACATTCGTTGTAGAGATTGGTGATCATCAAAAACTCGAACAGCTGACAAAACAATTAAATAAACAAATAGATGTAATTAAAGTATCTGATATAACGGATAAGGCTATCGTCGCAAGAGAATTAGCACTAATCAAGGTAGGTGGCAGTGGTCACTTACATGCGGAGATTCAAGGGATTATCGCACCATTTCGGGCATCTGTCATTGATGTCAGCAGGGACAGCTTAACCATACAGGTAACTGGGAAGCCGGATAAGGTCGAAGCCTTAGTTTCACTGCTCAGGCCGTATGGTATAAAAGAACTCACTAAAACCGGTGTGACAGCATTTTTACGAGGGCAACAGCCAAAACAGGTAACAGAGATAAATTCTTTTACTATATAA